In a single window of the Roseiconus lacunae genome:
- a CDS encoding DMT family transporter: MSDYLKLHFVILLWGSTAVLGNLIELSATQLVLYRSVLATGLLFFFLGRHAKVAPSTAMLLILNGGLLGAHWIFFFLAVKVANVSICMIAMATISFWTALLEPLLVRSCRFQWINLLLGLVVLLGIYSIFRSESQFHYGLGVGVIGAILATLFSIANGRLATRASEQAVVMYEMAGAAIVCGATLIISEMFGLGLASDRWGLTAWECLSLAALVLGGTLLAYRIYVSLLHRLSVFTINFANNLEPIYGITLGAICFGDHRYLGIDFYFGAVIILSAVIAQPWLAIRSRRKLQPLT; the protein is encoded by the coding sequence ATGTCAGACTACCTCAAGCTACATTTCGTGATCCTGCTATGGGGATCGACCGCCGTCCTCGGTAATCTCATCGAACTGAGTGCGACACAGTTAGTGTTGTACCGCAGTGTGCTCGCCACCGGTCTACTGTTTTTTTTTCTCGGCCGGCACGCCAAGGTGGCACCTTCGACGGCGATGCTGTTGATACTCAATGGCGGCTTGTTGGGGGCGCACTGGATCTTTTTCTTCTTGGCGGTCAAGGTTGCCAACGTTTCCATTTGTATGATTGCGATGGCGACGATTTCATTTTGGACGGCGCTGTTGGAACCGTTGCTCGTTCGCAGTTGCCGATTTCAGTGGATCAACCTGCTGTTGGGGCTGGTCGTGCTGCTGGGAATCTATTCGATCTTTCGCAGTGAATCACAGTTCCACTACGGACTTGGCGTCGGAGTGATCGGTGCGATCCTGGCAACCTTATTTTCAATCGCGAACGGTCGGCTGGCGACGCGGGCGAGCGAGCAAGCGGTGGTGATGTACGAGATGGCCGGGGCGGCGATCGTTTGCGGAGCGACGTTGATTATCAGTGAGATGTTCGGGTTGGGACTGGCCTCGGATCGATGGGGATTGACCGCGTGGGAATGTTTGTCGCTCGCGGCGTTGGTGCTCGGTGGCACCCTGTTGGCCTATCGCATCTACGTCAGTCTGCTCCATCGGCTATCCGTCTTCACGATCAACTTCGCGAACAACCTAGAACCAATTTACGGAATCACATTGGGCGCAATTTGCTTTGGTGATCACCGATACCTAGGGATCGATTTTTACTTCGGCGCCGTCATCATCTTGTCGGCAGTGATTGCCCAGCCTTGGCTGGCGATTCGCTCCCGACGCAAACTGCAACCGTTGACGTGA
- a CDS encoding MDR family MFS transporter: protein MFGDYLQLPIAVRILCVGSFINRAGSFAVIFLSIYASEQLGFGIPFATLCIGMLGIGSMGGSLLGGFISDRIGRKPVMLLALLGGGLMLLLLSSIEHKLPFALGVCLFAFVSDLYRPAASALIADLSPVDRRTHAFALMYISINLGFAIAPPLGGILAGYSFKLLFWLDAITMGAYAIIIWLWIDERPVVTASDPDGPPVEPQIRLSDSIRHVFSDAPFLMFCLSTLLIELVFVQGFSTLPLYIRQVGFSNLEFGLLMSINGVLIFVLQLPITHWLNRYNAMSIVTLGGVLISAGFGFTGVGGSFLLIGISIGIWTLGEILQAPTKQSIIAKLAPEHCRGAYMGLFTMCYAIALAVGAPLGGELLQRLGPKTLWMTSGALSFLAVLIYALIHPIITRRVVAA from the coding sequence ATGTTCGGCGACTACCTTCAATTACCCATCGCGGTTCGTATCCTTTGTGTCGGATCGTTTATCAACCGAGCCGGCTCGTTCGCGGTGATCTTTCTATCGATCTACGCAAGTGAGCAACTGGGTTTTGGCATCCCCTTCGCGACCTTGTGCATCGGAATGCTGGGAATCGGTTCGATGGGTGGATCGCTACTCGGAGGGTTCATTTCCGACCGAATCGGACGCAAACCGGTGATGCTGCTGGCCCTGCTTGGCGGCGGCTTGATGCTGCTGCTGCTCAGTTCGATCGAGCACAAGCTCCCCTTTGCGCTCGGCGTCTGTCTGTTTGCATTCGTCAGCGATTTGTATCGTCCGGCGGCATCGGCTTTGATTGCCGACCTGTCCCCGGTTGATCGTCGCACACACGCGTTCGCGTTGATGTACATCTCGATCAACCTTGGCTTTGCGATCGCGCCGCCACTGGGCGGCATCTTGGCCGGCTACAGTTTCAAGCTCCTGTTTTGGCTCGACGCGATCACGATGGGAGCCTATGCGATCATCATCTGGTTGTGGATCGACGAACGTCCGGTGGTGACGGCCTCCGATCCCGACGGGCCACCAGTAGAACCACAGATTCGATTGAGTGATTCGATCAGGCATGTATTCAGCGACGCACCGTTCCTGATGTTCTGCTTGTCCACGTTGCTGATCGAACTGGTGTTTGTTCAAGGGTTTTCGACGCTGCCGCTGTACATCCGCCAGGTCGGTTTCAGCAACTTAGAATTCGGCTTGCTGATGTCGATCAATGGAGTGTTGATCTTTGTTTTACAGCTACCGATCACACACTGGCTGAATCGTTACAACGCGATGAGTATTGTGACGCTTGGCGGGGTGTTGATCTCGGCAGGCTTCGGTTTCACCGGCGTCGGAGGATCGTTTTTGTTGATCGGAATCAGCATCGGAATTTGGACGCTCGGCGAAATCCTGCAAGCACCGACCAAGCAATCGATCATCGCCAAGCTGGCGCCCGAACATTGCCGAGGCGCTTACATGGGTTTATTCACGATGTGCTATGCGATCGCATTGGCAGTCGGTGCCCCTTTAGGAGGCGAGTTGCTACAGCGATTGGGGCCCAAAACGCTCTGGATGACCAGCGGCGCGTTGTCGTTCCTGGCCGTCCTGATCTATGCGTTGATCCACCCGATTATCACTCGCCGAGTCGTCGCTGCGTGA
- a CDS encoding PSD1 and planctomycete cytochrome C domain-containing protein: MVSNRLSIIVPFCLLTVALQNAGAEEFMAVDPDRISPEQLQFFESKIRPVLVRECYGCHSDQSGQNKGGLRLDTQRVTLLGGDSGAAVVPGDPESSLLYTAITHEDFVMPPKRKLSDAEIADFRKWILDGAPDPRVTEAIVMPQSAITIEDIDRAKQTFWAFQPPTRTTPPVTSAWAASDSTENESAAAVIDRYVDAKRHDAGLQPAPDADAVTLLRRLCFDLVGLPPTPEQVRWFESAFQVDSQTAVERVVDRLLDSQAFGEHWGRHWLDVARYAESTGREVNMTYPQAWRYRDYVIDAFNADKPYNEFVQEQIAGDLLPVKSDQQWAKNLIATGFLAIGTKNLNEQSAAQFAADLADEQIDATTRVFLGMSVACARCHDHKFDPIRQNDYYALAGIFRSTKTLYGNPPSEFGNPVSAQQRQRSSLLLLPVEDDTKIGKSYSVEELQSMKEQLQEYRRQVVDLRSGGTVAGRPGASVQQMRLRLNNQIAELSAKISVLDDQGQPRSYCMGVQDHSAVGDAPLLVRGEIDQPADRIKRDLPLLFRDLPLEIADGASGRLELARWIGSDQNPLTARVMVNRLWHHVFGQGIVTTTEDFGVTGIAPSHPELLDHLTLEFIDSGWSVKTMVRSMMTSRTYRMQSRFDEASHQADPDNRLLWRANVKRLGAESIRDAMLSIAGKLDSERPVGSMVAEAGFVRVQGATLEDPREALRRRSQTVVTSRRDDVERLMRQLRNGSPRDRSIARNRLRDMRNNPRPLSYEEDSSEDKSLDQTRSNLRSVYLPVVRDFVPRSLEVFDFADPSLISGAREASNTPNQALFMMNNPVALRLSRAFAERLGRQASSSKEQIQLAFVLAYGREPTADERRASYEYLRHADGETEDRFAGFCQAIFAAAEFRYLN; this comes from the coding sequence ATGGTATCAAACCGACTCTCGATCATCGTTCCGTTTTGCCTGTTGACCGTGGCGTTGCAGAACGCCGGCGCCGAAGAATTCATGGCGGTCGATCCGGATAGGATTTCTCCTGAACAGCTGCAATTTTTTGAGTCCAAGATTCGCCCGGTGTTGGTCCGCGAATGCTACGGATGCCACAGCGATCAATCCGGGCAGAACAAGGGTGGACTTCGTTTGGACACCCAGCGTGTCACTCTGCTTGGCGGCGATAGCGGTGCGGCGGTTGTCCCCGGGGATCCCGAATCAAGTTTGCTGTACACGGCGATCACGCATGAAGATTTTGTGATGCCGCCGAAGCGAAAACTAAGTGATGCCGAGATCGCTGATTTTCGCAAATGGATTCTCGATGGTGCCCCCGATCCTCGTGTGACCGAAGCGATCGTGATGCCACAGTCGGCGATCACCATCGAAGACATTGATCGCGCCAAGCAAACGTTTTGGGCTTTCCAGCCGCCGACTCGCACGACACCACCGGTGACGTCCGCCTGGGCGGCATCCGATTCCACTGAAAACGAATCTGCGGCGGCGGTGATCGACCGTTATGTCGATGCAAAGCGACATGACGCGGGACTGCAACCTGCTCCCGACGCCGACGCGGTAACGTTGCTGCGGCGACTGTGTTTCGATTTGGTTGGATTGCCACCGACGCCGGAACAGGTTCGCTGGTTCGAATCGGCTTTTCAAGTTGACTCCCAAACGGCCGTCGAGCGTGTGGTCGATCGGTTGCTTGATTCACAGGCCTTTGGTGAACATTGGGGACGTCATTGGTTGGACGTCGCCCGCTACGCCGAATCGACCGGCCGGGAAGTCAACATGACTTATCCACAAGCGTGGCGCTACAGAGATTATGTCATTGACGCATTCAACGCAGACAAACCCTACAACGAATTCGTCCAAGAGCAGATCGCCGGCGACCTGCTGCCCGTCAAATCGGATCAGCAGTGGGCAAAGAATTTGATCGCGACCGGGTTTCTGGCGATCGGAACAAAGAACTTAAACGAACAGAGCGCCGCACAGTTTGCGGCCGACCTAGCGGACGAACAAATCGACGCGACGACACGCGTGTTTTTAGGGATGTCGGTTGCCTGCGCCCGATGTCATGACCACAAGTTTGATCCGATTCGCCAAAACGATTACTACGCATTGGCAGGAATCTTTCGCAGTACCAAAACGCTTTATGGGAATCCACCTTCGGAGTTTGGCAATCCCGTCAGTGCCCAGCAACGTCAACGCAGTAGCTTGCTGCTGTTGCCCGTCGAGGACGATACCAAGATCGGCAAGTCCTATTCGGTGGAAGAACTGCAGTCGATGAAGGAACAACTACAGGAATACCGTAGGCAAGTCGTCGACCTGCGATCCGGCGGAACGGTGGCCGGTCGACCGGGCGCTTCAGTGCAACAGATGCGTTTGCGATTGAACAATCAGATTGCCGAACTGAGCGCAAAGATCAGTGTGCTCGACGATCAAGGTCAGCCACGCAGTTATTGCATGGGTGTCCAAGATCACTCCGCTGTTGGTGATGCCCCATTGTTGGTTCGAGGTGAGATCGATCAGCCGGCCGATCGAATCAAGCGTGACCTGCCGTTGTTGTTCCGAGATCTGCCGCTAGAGATTGCCGACGGTGCGAGCGGACGATTAGAACTTGCCCGTTGGATCGGAAGCGATCAAAACCCGTTGACCGCTCGCGTGATGGTCAATCGCTTGTGGCACCACGTATTTGGCCAAGGAATCGTGACAACGACGGAAGACTTTGGCGTGACGGGGATCGCGCCGTCGCATCCTGAGTTGCTCGATCACCTGACGCTCGAATTCATCGATTCGGGCTGGTCTGTCAAAACGATGGTGCGTTCGATGATGACATCGCGTACCTATCGAATGCAGTCACGATTTGATGAAGCAAGTCACCAAGCCGACCCAGACAATCGTCTGTTGTGGCGGGCGAACGTGAAACGACTGGGGGCAGAATCAATCCGTGATGCGATGTTATCGATCGCTGGAAAATTGGATTCCGAGCGGCCTGTCGGTTCGATGGTCGCCGAAGCAGGCTTTGTTCGTGTCCAAGGGGCAACGTTGGAAGATCCTCGCGAGGCGTTGCGTCGGCGATCTCAAACCGTAGTCACCTCGCGTCGCGATGACGTTGAACGTTTGATGCGGCAGCTGCGAAACGGAAGTCCTCGTGACCGCTCGATCGCTCGCAATCGCCTACGCGACATGAGGAACAACCCGCGTCCGCTTTCGTATGAAGAAGACAGCTCCGAAGACAAATCACTCGATCAAACACGATCCAATCTTCGCAGCGTCTATCTGCCTGTCGTCCGCGATTTTGTCCCGCGGTCGCTTGAAGTCTTTGATTTTGCCGACCCCAGTTTGATCAGCGGAGCACGCGAAGCATCCAATACACCCAACCAAGCTCTGTTCATGATGAACAATCCCGTGGCGTTGCGACTTAGCCGCGCGTTTGCCGAACGATTGGGCCGGCAGGCATCGTCGTCGAAAGAGCAAATCCAACTGGCGTTCGTGCTGGCTTACGGTCGTGAACCAACGGCCGACGAGCGTCGTGCCAGTTATGAGTATCTTCGACACGCCGACGGTGAGACCGAAGATCGCTTTGCCGGTTTCTGTCAGGCGATATTCGCCGCGGCCGAATTCAGGTATTTGAACTAA
- a CDS encoding DUF1501 domain-containing protein, translating into MLTRRELLKHSSAGFGYLALAGMSNHGREAFGAEVANGAEVTAAHPLAPKQPHFAGQAKRVIFLCMQGGPSHVDTFDYKPDLLKDHGKRAKYGGSLLKSPWKFRQHGESGLWVSDLFPQVATHADDLCLIRSMHCDQPVHPGAMTQMHTGTAQFVRPSIGAWTLYGLGTENESLPGFVSLSPPAGSSRNYGSAFLPAIYGGTKVGRTGSRFAQAARFAGGAQESVPDIKNPTLDAREQRRQLNFIQKLNRSQMPDGDTAHVEGVIQSYELAFKMQDAMPSLMDLSDEDERTLKAYGADGGPTATFGKQCLLARRFAEAGVRFIEITHGNWDQHNRLTEDHAARAEACDGPIAALLADLKSRDMLDETLVIWGGEFGRTPSAQNGDGRNHNNKGYTLWMAGGGVKGGYSYGATDEHGFEAVENPCHVHDWHATVLHLLGLDHEQLTYRYAGRDFRLTDVYGNVVHDIIA; encoded by the coding sequence ATGCTGACTCGACGCGAATTGCTGAAACACTCGTCAGCCGGTTTCGGCTACTTGGCACTGGCCGGGATGTCGAATCACGGGCGCGAGGCCTTTGGAGCTGAGGTCGCAAACGGGGCAGAAGTCACTGCGGCGCATCCTTTGGCACCCAAGCAACCGCACTTCGCCGGACAGGCCAAGCGTGTGATCTTCTTGTGCATGCAGGGCGGTCCCTCTCATGTTGATACCTTCGACTACAAACCGGATCTATTGAAAGACCACGGCAAGCGTGCCAAGTATGGCGGATCGTTGCTGAAGTCCCCTTGGAAGTTTCGCCAACATGGTGAAAGTGGGCTTTGGGTGTCTGATTTGTTCCCCCAAGTCGCAACGCATGCCGATGATTTGTGCTTGATCCGTTCGATGCACTGCGACCAACCGGTTCATCCTGGTGCGATGACTCAGATGCACACGGGCACGGCACAATTCGTACGCCCATCGATCGGTGCTTGGACGTTGTATGGACTGGGGACCGAAAACGAAAGTCTGCCAGGATTCGTCTCCCTCAGTCCGCCGGCGGGAAGTTCGCGAAACTATGGCAGCGCGTTTCTGCCGGCGATTTATGGCGGGACCAAAGTCGGGCGGACCGGAAGTCGCTTTGCACAGGCGGCTCGTTTCGCCGGTGGTGCGCAGGAATCAGTGCCAGACATTAAGAATCCCACCTTGGATGCTCGGGAGCAGCGAAGGCAACTGAATTTCATTCAAAAACTGAACCGAAGCCAGATGCCGGACGGCGATACCGCCCATGTCGAAGGTGTGATTCAGTCGTATGAACTGGCCTTCAAAATGCAAGACGCAATGCCGTCGCTGATGGACTTATCGGACGAAGACGAACGCACGTTAAAGGCGTATGGTGCCGATGGCGGCCCGACGGCAACATTCGGAAAGCAATGTTTGTTGGCTCGTCGTTTTGCCGAAGCAGGGGTTCGGTTTATCGAGATCACCCACGGAAACTGGGACCAACACAATCGTTTGACGGAAGATCATGCGGCCCGTGCCGAAGCATGCGATGGACCAATCGCCGCTTTGTTAGCCGATCTCAAATCACGCGACATGCTGGACGAAACGTTGGTGATTTGGGGGGGCGAATTTGGCCGCACGCCATCCGCTCAAAACGGTGACGGGCGAAATCACAACAACAAGGGTTACACCCTGTGGATGGCCGGCGGAGGCGTCAAAGGTGGCTACAGTTACGGTGCGACTGACGAACACGGGTTTGAAGCGGTCGAAAATCCATGTCACGTTCACGACTGGCACGCGACTGTCTTGCACCTATTGGGGCTCGATCACGAACAGTTGACGTATCGCTACGCCGGCCGTGATTTTCGTTTAACCGATGTATACGGAAACGTGGTCCATGACATCATCGCTTGA